A genomic window from Fibrobacterota bacterium includes:
- a CDS encoding GNAT family N-acetyltransferase — translation MELVPYEPSLNEAWDRLVRDARLGHFQFLRGYMDYHADRFRDASYMARAKGRWVAAIPGHLVGEEGWASHKGLSYGGLILSAELQSPQVIDSFRSLNKALCQRGIRSATWRPIPWIYHREPSEELPYLLFRQGATLKSRNLSTVIEVEAPREYQRLRRRKVASAESAGFVCRQTDDLDGFWPLVEGRLGSKYGLRPVHTLEEIRLLRDRLPDNIRLYGVFSEDRIVAGCLAYLGQPVFHLQYLHSSDEGRNLGAPDLLVDWMLRHAAKGFRWLHFGHSCEEGGMVLNEPLLFFKEGFGGRPVVLDEWESDPSVDPFPASES, via the coding sequence ATGGAGCTGGTTCCCTACGAACCTTCCCTGAACGAGGCTTGGGATCGATTGGTGCGGGACGCGCGGCTAGGACACTTCCAGTTCCTGCGCGGCTACATGGACTACCACGCCGATCGCTTCCGCGACGCCTCGTACATGGCGCGCGCCAAGGGCCGCTGGGTGGCCGCCATCCCGGGGCACCTGGTGGGCGAAGAGGGTTGGGCCTCCCACAAGGGTCTCAGCTACGGAGGTTTGATCCTTTCCGCGGAACTGCAATCCCCGCAGGTGATCGATAGTTTCCGCTCGCTCAACAAGGCGTTGTGCCAGCGGGGAATCCGTAGCGCCACCTGGCGCCCCATCCCGTGGATCTACCATCGCGAGCCCTCCGAAGAGCTCCCGTACCTGCTGTTTCGCCAAGGCGCGACCCTGAAAAGTCGGAATTTGTCTACCGTCATCGAGGTGGAGGCGCCGCGCGAGTACCAGCGTCTGCGCCGTCGCAAGGTGGCATCGGCCGAATCCGCCGGGTTCGTCTGCCGCCAAACCGACGACTTGGACGGTTTCTGGCCCCTCGTGGAAGGGCGCCTGGGGTCCAAGTACGGCCTGCGGCCGGTCCACACCCTGGAAGAGATCCGACTCCTTCGCGACCGGTTGCCAGACAATATCCGTCTCTACGGCGTCTTCAGCGAGGACCGGATCGTGGCCGGGTGCCTGGCCTATCTGGGACAACCCGTGTTCCACCTCCAGTACCTCCATTCTTCCGACGAAGGCCGGAACCTGGGCGCCCCGGATCTGCTGGTGGACTGGATGTTGCGCCACGCCGCCAAGGGCTTTCGGTGGCTGCACTTCGGGCACTCCTGCGAAGAGGGCGGCATGGTCCTGAACGAACCGCTGCTGTTTTTCAAAGAGGGTTTTGGCGGCAGGCCCGTGGTGCTGGACGAATGGGAATCCGACCCTTCGGTGGATCCTTTCCCCGCAAGCGAATCCTGA
- a CDS encoding WxcM-like domain-containing protein, with the protein MDPRVRLIDLPIVHDPRGNLSFVESNEHVPFPIERVYYLYDVPGGAVRGGHAHRELHQLIIALSGSFDVILDDGDTRAKFFLNRSWHGLYVPPMTWRELENFSSGAVCLVLASRHFAESDYIREISQFRKERTVWNQR; encoded by the coding sequence ATGGATCCCAGGGTGCGCCTGATCGACCTTCCCATCGTCCACGACCCGCGCGGAAACCTTTCCTTCGTGGAATCGAACGAACACGTCCCCTTTCCCATCGAAAGGGTCTACTACCTCTACGACGTGCCCGGCGGCGCCGTGCGGGGTGGCCACGCCCATCGCGAACTGCACCAGTTGATCATCGCGCTTTCCGGAAGCTTCGATGTGATCCTGGACGACGGCGACACGCGCGCAAAGTTTTTCCTCAACCGGTCCTGGCACGGATTGTACGTGCCCCCCATGACCTGGCGCGAACTGGAGAACTTTTCCAGCGGCGCGGTCTGTCTGGTGCTCGCCTCGCGCCATTTCGCCGAATCCGACTACATCCGCGAGATCTCCCAATTCCGCAAGGAACGCACCGTCTGGAACCAGCGGTGA